A stretch of the Nitratireductor thuwali genome encodes the following:
- a CDS encoding GlxA family transcriptional regulator: MLQKKAAHRVAVVAFEGISPFHLSVPCMVFGDDLARLGAPRYDLTVCAERPGSIATLSGFSLDVPNDLSALREADTVIVPAWADPDTPPSPELVEALCAAHARGARMVGLCLGAFVLAEAGLLDGRTASTHWIWADDFAARFPAVRLDRDVLYVDEGNMLTSAGTAAAIDCCLHLLRRDHGAEIANKVARRMVVAPHRSGGQVQYIEQPLPKAEGGDRLASTLEWAAENLKEPLCLDLLAERAAMSRRNFSRRFRKATGVTVSHWILMQRLALAQRLLETTDRKMEAVAEAVGFGSAVTLRQHFSAAFSVSPMAYRRQFRERVEG, translated from the coding sequence ATGTTGCAGAAAAAAGCTGCGCACCGCGTCGCGGTGGTCGCGTTCGAGGGGATCAGCCCGTTCCACCTGTCGGTGCCTTGCATGGTGTTCGGGGACGATCTGGCCCGGCTCGGCGCGCCGCGCTACGACCTGACGGTATGCGCGGAACGGCCAGGCAGCATCGCCACGCTTTCGGGGTTTTCGCTCGACGTGCCGAACGATCTGTCGGCGCTGCGGGAGGCGGATACGGTGATCGTTCCCGCCTGGGCCGATCCCGACACGCCGCCTTCGCCGGAACTGGTCGAGGCCCTCTGCGCGGCGCATGCGCGGGGCGCGCGGATGGTGGGCCTGTGCCTCGGTGCCTTCGTGCTGGCGGAGGCGGGGCTTCTGGACGGCCGCACCGCCTCCACTCATTGGATATGGGCCGATGATTTCGCCGCCCGGTTTCCCGCCGTCAGGCTGGACCGCGACGTGCTCTACGTGGACGAGGGGAACATGCTGACATCGGCCGGCACGGCGGCGGCCATCGATTGCTGCCTGCATCTCCTACGCCGCGACCACGGCGCCGAGATCGCCAACAAGGTGGCCCGCCGCATGGTGGTGGCGCCGCACCGCAGCGGCGGCCAGGTGCAGTATATCGAGCAGCCGCTGCCGAAGGCCGAGGGCGGCGACAGGCTGGCGAGCACGCTGGAATGGGCGGCGGAAAACCTGAAGGAACCGCTCTGCCTGGACCTTCTGGCCGAGCGCGCGGCGATGAGCCGCCGCAATTTCTCCCGCCGCTTTCGCAAGGCGACCGGCGTTACCGTGTCGCACTGGATCCTGATGCAGCGCCTGGCACTGGCACAGCGGCTTTTGGAGACCACCGACCGCAAGATGGAAGCGGTCGCCGAAGCCGTTGGCTTCGGCTCCGCGGTGACGCTGCGCCAGCATTTCTCGGCGGCGTTTTCGGTTTCGCCAATGGCGTATCGGCGGCAGTTCCGGGAGCGGGTTGAGGGGTAG
- a CDS encoding cysteine hydrolase family protein yields the protein MSNPTIRTLVGATAPQKIDRRSTALLVIDFQKEYFSGRMPIPGGTDALANARRLIAMADKSGIQVYHVQHVTPAGAPIFAEDGETVAFHPDITPGPDHKVLRKSSVSVFPTTDIDAQLKAEGIETLIIAGLMTHACVSGAARDAVPLGYGVIVAADACATRDLDGPDGKTVSHEALHQAALATLADTFADVLGTDQILSLPHA from the coding sequence ATGAGCAACCCTACGATCAGAACCCTCGTCGGCGCCACGGCGCCGCAGAAGATCGACCGCAGGAGCACCGCGCTTCTGGTGATCGACTTCCAGAAAGAGTATTTCTCCGGCAGGATGCCGATACCCGGCGGCACGGATGCGCTTGCCAATGCCAGACGCCTCATCGCCATGGCCGATAAATCCGGCATACAGGTTTACCATGTACAGCACGTAACACCGGCCGGCGCGCCCATCTTTGCCGAAGACGGCGAGACGGTTGCCTTCCACCCCGACATCACCCCGGGCCCGGACCATAAGGTGCTGCGGAAATCCTCGGTCAGCGTCTTCCCCACTACGGATATCGACGCGCAACTGAAAGCCGAGGGCATCGAAACCCTCATCATTGCCGGCCTGATGACCCATGCCTGCGTTTCGGGCGCCGCGCGCGATGCCGTGCCGCTCGGCTATGGCGTCATCGTCGCAGCCGATGCCTGCGCAACGCGCGACCTTGACGGACCGGACGGCAAGACGGTCTCGCATGAGGCGCTGCATCAGGCTGCCCTCGCGACCCTGGCCGACACATTTGCCGATGTGCTCGGCACTGACCAAATCCTGTCGCTGCCTCACGCCTGA
- a CDS encoding ABC transporter permease, whose protein sequence is MSTTNISPATLSNVARPPQPSAFSNALVFGWRAVLKFKHVPEQLFDLIMTPLMFTLLFTFVFGGALAGSTSDYLQFFLPGILVQTVVFNSVYSGMGLSTDLSKGLFERFRSLPIWPLAPFAGLMVGDVLRHIIAGLIILGVGLVLGYRPEAGLVGVVASFALLIAIGFGVGWIFIVLGLLIRTPMTVMTIGFTFIFPLVFASNIMVRPETMPSWLEAFVVRNPVSHMTTALRGLMAGEATSGQVLLALAAPALLTLVLAPVVLWLYRRN, encoded by the coding sequence GTGAGCACGACCAATATCAGCCCCGCGACGCTCTCCAACGTCGCACGTCCGCCGCAGCCTTCCGCGTTTTCGAACGCGCTGGTGTTCGGCTGGCGCGCGGTGCTGAAGTTCAAGCACGTGCCGGAGCAGCTTTTCGACCTCATCATGACGCCGCTCATGTTCACGCTGCTGTTCACCTTCGTGTTCGGCGGCGCGCTGGCGGGCTCGACGAGCGACTATCTGCAATTCTTCCTGCCGGGCATCCTGGTGCAGACCGTGGTCTTCAATTCGGTCTATTCGGGTATGGGCCTTTCCACGGACCTGTCGAAAGGGCTTTTCGAGCGCTTCCGCTCGCTTCCCATCTGGCCGTTGGCGCCCTTCGCCGGGCTGATGGTGGGCGACGTGCTGCGCCACATCATCGCCGGGCTGATCATCCTCGGCGTCGGGCTGGTCCTGGGGTATCGGCCGGAAGCGGGCCTCGTAGGGGTGGTCGCGTCCTTCGCGCTTCTTATCGCTATCGGGTTCGGCGTGGGCTGGATATTCATCGTGCTCGGCCTTTTGATCCGTACGCCGATGACGGTGATGACCATCGGCTTCACCTTCATCTTCCCGCTGGTCTTCGCTTCCAACATCATGGTGCGGCCGGAGACCATGCCGAGCTGGCTCGAGGCCTTCGTCGTGCGCAACCCGGTCTCGCATATGACGACGGCGCTGCGCGGGCTGATGGCGGGCGAGGCGACGAGCGGGCAGGTGCTTCTGGCTCTTGCCGCGCCCGCGCTGCTTACGCTCGTGCTGGCGCCGGTGGTGCTGTGGCTTTACAGGCGTAACTGA
- a CDS encoding ATP-binding cassette domain-containing protein, whose amino-acid sequence MNDATPVGMPVRAGEAAPLAISVRGLVKHFGDVKAVDGIDLDVPRGMIFAILGPNGAGKTTLIRILATLQKPDAGSATIMDHDLAGAPQAVRGAIAMTGQFASLDEDLTGRENLIMLARLWGFAGRRAKDRADELLAAFDLSDAARKQVKSYSGGMRRRLDIAASLIVTPGVLFLDEPTTGLDPKARQGVWRMIRQLAHSGVTILLTTQYLEEADQLAARIAVIDHGRKIAEGTSRELKAAIGSGFLHVAVADPARLDEAEAILETRLAGPVQRSPEGAQLSIVAGTPKAANEALAALIAAGIELADFSMGSPSLDEVFFALTGQPLDEDEKEDAQ is encoded by the coding sequence ATGAATGACGCCACGCCGGTCGGCATGCCCGTCCGTGCCGGAGAAGCAGCGCCGCTTGCCATTTCGGTGCGCGGGCTGGTCAAGCATTTCGGCGACGTGAAGGCGGTGGACGGCATCGACCTCGACGTGCCGCGCGGCATGATCTTCGCCATTCTCGGCCCAAACGGCGCCGGCAAGACGACGCTTATCCGCATTCTGGCGACGCTGCAGAAGCCGGACGCTGGTTCGGCCACGATCATGGACCATGATCTGGCCGGCGCACCGCAGGCCGTGCGCGGCGCCATTGCGATGACAGGGCAGTTCGCATCGCTGGACGAGGATCTGACGGGACGCGAGAACCTGATCATGCTGGCCCGGCTCTGGGGCTTTGCCGGCAGGCGGGCGAAGGACCGCGCCGACGAGCTGCTTGCCGCCTTCGATCTTTCGGATGCGGCCAGGAAGCAGGTCAAGTCCTATTCCGGCGGCATGCGGCGGAGACTCGACATTGCCGCCTCGCTGATCGTGACGCCGGGAGTGCTGTTCCTCGACGAGCCGACCACGGGGCTCGATCCGAAGGCAAGGCAGGGCGTGTGGCGGATGATCCGGCAGCTTGCGCATTCGGGTGTCACCATACTGCTCACCACGCAATATCTCGAGGAGGCGGACCAGCTCGCCGCGCGCATCGCCGTCATCGACCACGGTCGCAAGATAGCGGAGGGGACCAGCCGCGAGCTGAAAGCGGCGATCGGCTCCGGCTTCCTGCATGTGGCGGTGGCCGACCCGGCACGGCTGGATGAGGCCGAGGCTATCCTGGAGACGCGGCTGGCGGGCCCCGTGCAGCGCAGCCCCGAGGGCGCGCAGCTTTCCATCGTGGCCGGGACGCCCAAGGCCGCCAACGAGGCGCTGGCGGCGCTGATCGCGGCCGGGATAGAGCTCGCCGATTTCTCCATGGGCTCGCCCAGCCTAGACGAAGTGTTCTTCGCGCTGACGGGCCAGCCGCTGGATGAGGACGAGAAGGAGGACGCGCAGTGA